A DNA window from Ornithobacterium rhinotracheale DSM 15997 contains the following coding sequences:
- a CDS encoding aldose epimerase family protein, which translates to MKNEFFPSENKSNLQRSDFQTEINGKETDLFILRNKNGMEVAVTNYGCALLSIMVPDKDGNYANVVLGHDSIDAVVNSPEPFLSTIIGRYGNRIKEGKFSLYEEDFELTINNGPNSLHGGPTGFHARVWDAQQLDESTIQFNYISQDGEEGFPGELSVEVIYSLTDNNEFVIEYIAETDKPTPVNLTQHAFFNLAGIQNPSPSIEDHVLKINADFFVPIDENSIPTGEILKVKGTPMDFTEPHSVGERINSDFEQLKIGKGYDHCYVLNKAEAGELTFAALCEDPKSGRTLEVLTTEPGVQLYTGNWLGGFEGAHGATFPERSGLCFEAQVFPDTPNNSHFPSATLLPGDEYEQVTVFKFGIKN; encoded by the coding sequence ATGAAAAACGAATTTTTCCCAAGTGAAAATAAATCAAATTTGCAGCGTTCTGATTTTCAGACCGAAATCAACGGCAAAGAAACTGATTTATTTATCCTAAGAAATAAAAATGGAATGGAGGTTGCCGTGACCAATTATGGCTGTGCGCTCCTTTCTATCATGGTTCCAGACAAAGATGGAAACTATGCCAATGTGGTTTTGGGACACGATAGCATCGATGCTGTGGTAAACAGCCCAGAACCTTTCTTAAGCACTATTATTGGGCGATATGGCAATAGAATCAAAGAGGGTAAGTTTTCTCTTTACGAAGAGGATTTTGAACTAACTATCAATAATGGACCTAACTCTCTACATGGTGGGCCAACTGGTTTCCATGCGCGTGTGTGGGATGCTCAGCAACTTGATGAGAGCACGATTCAGTTTAATTATATTTCTCAAGATGGCGAGGAAGGTTTCCCTGGAGAATTAAGCGTAGAAGTGATTTACTCCTTAACTGATAACAACGAATTTGTAATTGAATACATCGCTGAAACGGATAAGCCTACGCCTGTAAACTTAACACAACATGCTTTCTTTAACTTGGCGGGTATCCAGAATCCATCGCCTAGTATTGAAGATCATGTTTTGAAAATCAATGCGGATTTCTTTGTGCCAATTGATGAAAACTCTATCCCAACGGGCGAGATTTTGAAAGTAAAAGGCACACCAATGGATTTTACCGAACCTCACAGCGTGGGAGAAAGAATTAACTCAGATTTTGAGCAATTAAAAATCGGGAAAGGCTACGACCACTGCTATGTTTTGAACAAAGCGGAAGCGGGTGAATTAACTTTCGCCGCACTTTGCGAAGATCCTAAATCGGGCAGAACGCTAGAGGTATTGACTACGGAGCCTGGTGTTCAGCTCTACACAGGAAATTGGCTAGGGGGCTTTGAAGGAGCTCATGGTGCTACTTTCCCAGAGCGTAGCGGATTGTGTTTTGAAGCACAGGTTTTCCCAGATACGCCAAACAATTCTCATTTCCCATCAGCTACTTTGCTTCCAGGAGATGAGTATGAACAAGTTACTGTCTTTAAATTCGGAATAAAAAATTAA
- a CDS encoding thymidylate synthase, giving the protein MQQYLKLVKEVLDNGSFKEDRTGTGTKSIFGHQMRFDLSKGFPLLTTKKLHLKSIIYELLWFLQGETNIKYLTDHGVRIWNEWADENGDLGPVYGKQWRSWTTPNQKTIDQIQEAVDTIKNNPDSRRIIVSAWNVGELDQMALMPCHALFQFYVANGKLSLQLYQRSADIFLGVPFNIASYALLLKMMAQVCGLEAGEFVHTLGDAHIYSNHFEQMKKQLTREPYPLPQMEINPEVKDIFSFKYEDFSLKNYKAHPHIKGEVAV; this is encoded by the coding sequence ATGCAACAATACCTAAAATTAGTAAAAGAAGTTTTAGACAACGGCAGTTTTAAGGAAGACCGCACGGGAACGGGAACTAAAAGTATTTTTGGTCATCAAATGCGTTTTGATTTATCTAAAGGTTTTCCGTTGCTCACAACCAAGAAATTACACCTAAAATCCATTATTTACGAACTTTTATGGTTTTTGCAAGGCGAGACCAACATTAAATATTTAACGGATCACGGCGTAAGAATCTGGAACGAATGGGCAGATGAAAATGGAGATTTAGGTCCTGTGTATGGTAAGCAATGGCGTAGCTGGACTACTCCTAATCAAAAGACCATTGATCAGATTCAAGAGGCTGTAGATACGATTAAAAACAACCCAGATTCTAGAAGAATTATCGTTTCGGCTTGGAATGTGGGAGAACTAGACCAAATGGCTCTGATGCCTTGCCACGCACTTTTCCAGTTTTATGTGGCAAATGGCAAACTTTCGTTGCAATTGTATCAGCGCAGTGCCGATATTTTCTTAGGCGTGCCATTCAATATTGCTTCGTATGCACTTTTACTGAAAATGATGGCGCAAGTTTGCGGACTAGAAGCGGGCGAATTTGTCCACACTTTGGGCGATGCGCACATATACTCCAACCATTTTGAGCAAATGAAAAAGCAGCTCACTCGCGAGCCGTATCCGCTTCCACAAATGGAAATCAACCCTGAGGTGAAAGATATTTTCTCATTTAAGTATGAAGACTTTAGCCTAAAAAATTACAAGGCTCATCCACACATCAAAGGCGAAGTGGCGGTGTAA